tgattctgtaccggtaccccctgtatatagcctccttactaatattttattgttgctctttaattatttgttatttttctataatatgtatttattgtttactttagtttatttagtaaatattttctaaacacttatttttttcctgcattgttggttaagggtttgtaagtaagcatttcactgtgttcgttgtattcggcgcatttgacaaatacaatttgatttggattTGAATGACAATCATGAATGAAATATGTtactaacaccccccccccccccaaagaaaccagctacattacagatatacattTTTTCTTTGGACAACTAGACACCGATatccccatccctgtactgggaCCAGTACTTACTTTGGAGAAGTATCCCACTATGTGTGCTCCCTGCCTGTTGACTTCAGTCAGGATGTAAAAGACAAAAGGCTCCACGTCAAAGTACAGCGTCTTGTGGTCCAGGAAGAGCTTGGCCAGTAGACACAGGTTCTGACAGTAGATCTACAGAAAGAGACATGGGTCAGTATTATCATCCGtgggtttgtttgtttattttaatACACTTTGCAGTTGCTCAATGAAGTTGAGTCAGGTgtgagtgctgggctggaacaaacatATGCAAAATCAGGGGTACCCCCAAGACCTAAGTTGAAAGGTCAAGGTTGTTCTTGTTCCCAGTTAACTAACACCTGTTTAAATTGCTTTCGGGACACAGTTTGGGGTAATTCTCTGTGGTCTGGTCCTGCCTCGTGTCCTTACCTTGTGGTCGCGACCGTCCACTTCGTACACAGAGATGTTGCTCCGCCTGTAGATCTCTTTCCCAGGAGGCTGCCTCCACTGACATTGGGACTGgaggaacagatagagagaggaaaggtagCGAGAGGAAATAGAGGTGGAGAAGGATAAAACAAGTATGTGGTTCAAAgcatttcaactgtatattggtCAATTAGAAGTGCTAGTCTCAAATGCTAGATGGTAATAAAAGTCAACAGCAATGTTGAAGCTAACAGTGCTTTTAAACTGTTGAAGCTGACAGTCACTGACCAGGTGGTATCTGAAGGTCTTCTCGTACTTCATGTACTTGAGGCAGTACTCGCAGATCCACAGCTTGGGCTGCTTGCCGTAGTCCTCTGGGAATGGGGAGAAATACCAGGCGTCAATCTCGAAGTTACCAATCTGGATCTTGTCCACGTACTTCACTTTAGTAAtctgggagagagacaggcaaGGACACATTTATACTTTCCTCCCCCCTTCTCTAGGAATTGCATTGTTTTCCTACTACATACAGTACGAGTTAAAAGTTTAGACACCtatttattcaagggtttttctttattttactattttctacattgtagaataatagtgaagacaacactatgaaataacacatatggaatcatgtagtaaccaaaaaagtgttaaacaaatcaaaatatattttatatttgagtttcttcaaatagccaccctttgccttgatgacacctttgcacacgcttagcattttctcaaccagcttcaccgaatgcttttccaacagtttgaagtagttcccacattatgctgagcacttgttggctgcttttccttcactctgcggtccaactcatcccaaaccctctcaattgggttgaggtgggGTGATTGTGTatgacaggtcatctgatgcagcactctaccactctccttcttggtcaaatagcccttacacagcctggaggtgtgttttgggtcattgtcctgttgaaaaacaaatgatgttccactaagtgcaaaccagatgggatggcgtatcgctgcaaaatgctgtggtagccatgctggttaagtgtgccttgaattataaataactCACcgccagtgtcaccagcaaagcacccccacacctcctccatgcttcacggtgggaaccacacatggagataatctgttcacctactccgcgtctcacaaagacacagcggtgggaaccaaaaatctcaaatttggactcatcagaccaaaggacagatttccaccggtctaatgtccattgctcgtgtttctcggCCCAAGCAAGtcgcttcttcttattggtgtcctttagtagtggtttctttgcagcaattcgaccatgaaggcctgattcacgcagtctcctctgaacagttgatgttgagatcaaatcaaatgtatttatatagcccttcttatatcagctgatatctcaaagtgctgtacagaaacccagcctaaaaccccaaacagcaagcaatgcaggtgtagaagcacgtgtctgttacttcaactctgaagcatttctttgggctgcaatttctgaggctggtaagtctaatgaacttatcctctgcagcagaggtaactgggtgttccattcctgtggcggtcctcatgagagccagtttcatcatagcgcttgatggtttttgcgactgcacttgaagaaactttcatagTTCTTAAAaatccggattgactgaccttcatgtcttaaagtaatgatggactgtagtttctctttgcttatttgagctgttcttgccataatatgtactttgtattttaccaaatagggctatcttctgtataccaccctaccttgtcacaacaactgattggctcaaacccattaagaaggaaagaaattccacaaattaacttttaacaaggcacacctgttaattgaaatgcattccaggtgactacctcatgaagctggttgagagaatgcctagagtgtgcaaagctgtcatcaaggcaaagggtggctactttgaagaatctcaaatatatttttgatttgtttaacactttttttggttactacatgattatttcatagttttgatgtcttcactattcttctacaatgtagaaaataatacaaattaaacaagaaccctggaatgaataggcgtccaaacttttcacaggtACTGTATATCAAAAGGTGATTAACATTATAGCTACACACACTTACCGCCTCATGCTCCTTCTCCAGGGCAGCTGTGGTGGGGTCCATCTCTGCGTACGTCTGGAGGGAAAGAGGAGTTCCATTAGAAAACAGAACAGAGGGAGCCCATTTACATCTGAATCTAACTCATCTGACTGACAGAAATTGACAATGGGGATCTGATCCCCGCTGTGGGGGTATGTAGTCTAGAACCTCCTGCACTAGCCTACCTTCTGCACGTGGTTGATCTCATCATGTTTGCGTTTCTGGTTGCGGGTGATCTTCCTCTCAGGCTGCTCCCCCAGCTcgccccctcctccaccctcagcGATTTTTGTCACTGCATCCTTTGCCGTCTTGGTCAGTGCCAGGCGAGCCTTGCCCACCCACTCATCCAGACGTCTGTTAACTACAGGGCCaggggagaggtaaagagaggattggaggaggagaaggaagaaacGATAAAGGGAGGTGGAGGAAAGTAGAAGGAGAGGTGTATGAAAAGATATGAGCATggaagtgctgtgtgtgtgtcccactcaCATCCAACATAGTGTACGTAGAACTCCTCTCTGCCCTCCTGTTCGTTCAGCCTGGACTGGATAACCTCAGCAGAATCTGAAAGAAAGAGGTTGAGTTTTACTGGATTAACTGTAGCCATCTCTGTAAAAAGCACATCTAGCTTGCCAACTATAGCTTACAGCTCATAGAGCTTGATGGGCTTGAATGTAAACAAACAAAACCACAATTTAACATATCTAATGGTCAAGAAGCAAACTTGATCTTGAGATCACCAACAGCGTCGATAAAAAAAACCTGCAGTTAGTCACGAAATGTTTCTATATCAGTCTTTAGATGAACGCAGAACAAGTCGGGACGCATTGATAAATAGTGCTCTGGCCGCTGCCTCACAGCCTTTTCAAACGTAGCTAACTAGTATAAGTTTATAAACAAATACTTACGCCATGTCTTGTCGGCTCGCTGACATAAATACGTCTCTCCGATTTCGACTGAGACCTCTTGCTCCCTGCCCAACAACACTCCTTCCCCGTTGCGCTGAGGAATCGAGCCCCCGGCTTCTCTTTCCCGATCGATGGCCTCCGACTCATCCTCCTCCCCGCCACTGCCGTTAGATGAACAAGGGGCTTGTATTCCGGCGTCCAAGTCTTCCCGGTCCGTTACGTTGTGTCCTGGGTCAATTTCAACGTCCATTCGGTCCTCTGGAAGATTGTTGTTATAGTTATTGTCTCGAATATGACGCTCATTCGTCGTTAGCACTGCTCCGGCAGACATCTTGTCTTATTTCAAAACACTGCCCCGGACGATGTGAGTTTGCGTAGTGCAGAGGGGGGCGTACACGACTCTTCTTAGCAAGTTTCTCTTctaacagatctaggatcagattatctACCCCCAGGGTTGGGtatgttactttctaaatgtaatccgttacagttaagttacctgtccaaaattgtaatcagtaacgtaatttttggattacccaaactcagtaacataatcggattacattccgttacttttagattactttccctttaagaggcattagaagaagacaaacatgtatgttaccaattgaacgacatctattgcaggataaatcaatgttaaagtttacatagctggccatatatggatgttacattttactttatgggttggttatgttggcttcttctaacccattgctttctactacatataataatacaattaaattatatctttacattaaaaaccaaagtctatcagcattccagtcattccaataaatgttataccccttgatcttcaagaataggacttggaaatatggaagtatagattagcctaattgttttacctgagcatgacctcaaaactaaggacttattagccaccCCTCCTCATTATttctgattttgttgtcatggaggactgattgggctcattgattcgagttgaaaaataaatgctgccctcatgaaatggcatgctttgagcactacagaaaagtgctatttacatgtgaaaaaatgaatgccatatgctgcatttgctataggcctattgtttacctttttgttggtgacactttgatatcttgataatatgcagctgtttaaagggcaaatacacagatgaaacaataacaaaacggacaccccgcctctgttttggttaaaagctgagggatgggcctggagaaatgtgaccactctcagattaatagacagagttatggatgcaaggactgaccatccatgatataacattattgttttaaccatgttcatggggctatacagtgtttgtttacatttacaatgtttacaaacattggaataaaacaagcttatattttggtttATCATGGAGTGTGACAGATGAACTAAGCTTTATaagatttataagttatattcttcaagaatcaatggatatatatataatttataagtcAAATTGATGTagaaactacagattgccccttaagtctatcaaaagtgtacaagtttgagcatgtgtccattaggcctatggatttatttattttatcagcatgaattagattgagcaataaaagctccgcgtttattccataggcttggatccgcactatgcagcttttgcaagagcgcatttttcactggctgtccactggtttcaaaaacaatgattgataggcagcttaaacttcttgaattcaaccattattgggttcaaaaacacatttagattcgtgaacagccatccacaacaaccacaatccgtaaggtgaAAATAGAAAAATGAGAgtgcagcagtgtgattcacacaATGCACATGTtacgtgttgcttgtcctatgttgctctgggtgtgctcactgctcattgattgtctgtattgttatttattgtaactgtttttaataacctgcccagggactgaggttgaaaattagccggctggctaaaaccggcacttttactgaaacgttgattaaactcaaactatgtagatatcaatagtAAGTGATATCCGAATCGCCGTAGACTACATATGTAAAGACGTCATCATTTCCTCAGTCAAAGTTCGTactctccagccctgttcctgacACGCTACCCGCCTGTAggctttcactccaaccccagttgtaactaacctgattcattttataaaccagctaattattagaatcaggtgcgctagattagggttggaatgaaaacctacaggatgttaGCTCtcccaggaagagggttggagagctCTGCTAAAGAATATGCATCAAGCGCATACTCCAATTGCAACGTCTGCCTATGCCCACATATTGTCTCCAGAAAATGTTGTATTTTTAATACCCTCAAACACCAAGTTAGGCATACATAATTTCAAAATaggccatcatcactgtcaatcgtGAATGCTAATTGTTTTGGCGTAACAGTGTTGAACAGTAACGTTATAGGCCTACTATGCTATGCTATTATATTCGCTTCTGTTGTGTAAAATACTGATGAATAGTTAGGTGATCTTGCGAGACATTGATTAAGCTTTGATCTTACTTTACTAAACGAGCACCATTGTGAGAAGTGATAATCTTCTAtttgtaataataatacatgatgAGTAGGAAGCACTATTAGGCGTAGGCAACAGATCGTGATGAGTCTTATTTTAAATGATTGCAGAGCCCTTCGTGGTTGCTAAAGGACAGCGCCAAATAAACGTTTATTTGATTAGTTTGAACACATGGTTGCAGTATACCCTATCACAGAATAAAATAAAACAGAGGTGAACTACCAATTCATATAATTAATTTGCATAGATTTGATCATCAAATCAATTGACCAAGTAGTGAACATAAATCATTACTAGACTACatagaactgcaggaaattagTTTTAAACAGCCATAAAATCAAGCTTTTAGTGTGGTGTATTAATGCATCTCAATAAACTATAACCTAAATTCATTATTACCTCCAACTTGGCCCAATTCAAAATTTCCCATCCTGACATACCAAGCTAACGGGCCCTGCGTCTCAACCAATAGCCAATATACTGTAGGCTAAATATCCCACGCAGGGCTACAGCAACTTCCAGAGAGGGTCAGTCTCTTGGGCTTTGCAGGTGACCACTGGTTTGGGTGTCCTCGGCAGAACGTCACCGTAACCAAGTGGTCACATATCGTTTTCCGTTCCACTGCGCAAGAGGGGTCGGTGAACTTTTATGAACATCAAGGCAGACATGGTGAATTTAGATTTTTTGGGGTTTTACCTTCTGATTGGCCAAATTTGTCAAGCCTTCAAAGGGCTTCCGCAATGCccacatgtagcctacagttcTTCATCATTCTCGCCTCCGCCAGAGAGAAGGCAGGGAAGAAACCACCATTTACCTACCTCTAGGCAGCTGTAGGCTACATATTTATTTGGTTTGTCATTCTATCGTtttttttatggatttttttgtggTAATTAAATatcatttatttagaattgatcAGAATAAATTGTCCATGTATTTTCAAATTGAAAAAGGTGATGCTCGTGCTCCCCCAGCACTACACACTTGTTATAACGTTCCACACAGCCTTGAAAAGTCGTTTTGGCGGTTGGGCAATGCAGGCTGTAGCTAGGCATAAGAACGTATTTTCAATATTAATGTGGTTATTAATTCAACTTATGAAACTATGTTGTACAAGTGGGTAAGAAATCATTTTTAAAATCATACATTTAGGGATCTTGATATGGCTACATTTTGACAGAAATCTAATCATAGAGATAACAAAGATAGTTTCATGCATCTTTATGCTACATTGTATTTATATTTGCTTTTCAGACATCTGTGTATATTATCCTCTATCTCTGTTCACGAGCTATAGCAGGTGCGTAGCCTTCCAAAACAACTTCTTTTTTAAAGTTTCATGAATATTAATATATTTTCTATTAATTATATGTATTTTCAAATGTGTTACTTTTAGACCAGCCCTGGTGCCACAATGGCTGTGGTAAGACTTCACTAGTTCTGACTTCACCTCAGTCCATTACTCTTCAGTCATCTCATAGCTGTGCTGTGCTACACAAACACAGTTCAGGCCAGCAAACATTTAACCTGACAGaggctttctttttctttctctcttttagaGAACAGCCCCtctttctggccctcccttcccaacTCTCAGTGTGGTGGGGTCAGACAGTCGCCGATCAACATTGATACTAACCAGCTGACCTTTGACCCCAGTCTCCGCAACCTCACCTTCAGTGACATCACTAATCCACACAGCATCAGGTTCCTCACCAACAATGGACACACAGGTACTCTTGTGGTGAATCTCCTTGGTCCTGTCCTTATAGTGTGTCTGTAGGACATGTGTTGTCTAGTCTTCTTTAAAGTAATCTCAGTAGCTCAGGACACAGGTATCATTTACTCATTAACAGTTGTTAGTGAATACACAATACCATAATAACGTATACTACGGTAATACCACAACTTATTTTCGTCCTCCCAGTGAGCTGTGTGTTAGAGGAGGGCCTGatggaggtgagaggaggggggcTCCCTCATGGCTACACGGCCGTCATGATGCATTTCCACTGGGGAGGCGACTCACTGTGCCACCCAGGCTCTGAGCACACAGTGGATTCAGTCAGATACCCCATGGAGGTGAGATACTgtactagaagagagagagagtgcgtgtgCAGTAGCGgagcgtgggtaaaatcactggggaagccaggcCCCccaaaagccatattacaacctgtgttgtgataattgcgttgtttgctctataacctgttaattcatatgtcTTGCAACCATGACATATAGGCCTAAAGGCAGAGACAATAAAACAAAGTGGCAGAACAAAttaaaccacacctttgttttatcacaaaacctgATAGCAACCTCTGttcagtgaagtccacaaagcatattgcatgtacagtaaGACAGTTGCATGACCTACAGCATCGTCAAGCAAGTTAATATTTCTGACATTTttggaccactaaacaactattgattttttACCatagagagttaccgcaagtcacaaagaaaacaggagctgcctccactattccagcaccatttcaacttcaacatgtcaacatcatcaaatcacctctaatacagtgacaactaaaagataccaaaaactatttagtccaatcaatgtaagctaaatatgatgtggctgcccatggttctgatttctgtgtgcgtgtgtgtttgcgtgcgcgtttgtgcaagtagaaaaaacatgttgactcaccctacttgtagagaaacaccaatgccatcctcctttctttcatgttgacgaaatgTCATACATTTCATGTTGACGAAATGTCATACATTTCATGTCGACGAAatgtcatacagtacatacacgcttacattttttgttgtcctaggctacctggctaaaatgcctgctcgctagcctaacttccattcttgtgcaacgttagctagttaacattagccttctacatctagctacatattgaacttccgtcctctcaggccaggggaacaacaatgtatgaattaatggttggaccAGAATCGTCGtgataatcattggccagtacggagaatgaagtaaaaccacaagtccaaatccctatctcaatccatggctaatttagctttctcctgtgagatacaatcagcctcttgcgaattgaaggaaaatgttGAAACACGGAGACGAAAGCTAAATTATTTTATGCTTTATTTAATTTCTCTTGGTCAAGTTTtttgggaagcctggcttcccttggcatccatgaatacacaccactgtgtgtatgtgtgtgtgtgtgtgttgtgtcctaTATGATGTGACTCTCTGTTGGATTTCAGATCCACCTTGTGACACTGAAGGAAGGCTTGACAATGGAGCAGGCTAAGACTGACCCGGAGAGGGTAGCAGTGTTTGGATTCTTCATAGATGTACGTCTCTACGTCACAACAGTTCTACACTGATGATGACAATACTATGACAGAGTTATGATTCTTCACCTAGTAATAGGAGTTATGGCAGAATACCTTGTTATCAGAGGAGgccggtgggaggagctataggaggacgggatcatcgtaatggctggaatggaatcaatggaacggaaTCAAACACGTTgttaccatgtgtttgatgcgtTCCAGccgttacaatgagcctgtcctcctatagctcctctcacCAGCCTTCACTGTTTATTATTCATGTTATCATCAACACATTCCATGGATTCCAGGTGACAGGCGACCAATGGCATGTGGAATCCTGGACGACTTTGACATCATATCTGCTGAATATAACAGAGAAGGGTGAGGAGCAGTGGTACCAGCTAGCTTTAAAGTACTTATATTCTGTATTTTTATGCCAATGTAGCTAATTTGAATTTGCAGAGAGAGAGTACAAGAGCAAAGTGAAACCACCATTGCTTTCTTTTAGAGCACTAACAAAGGGAGAG
Above is a window of Salmo salar chromosome ssa03, Ssal_v3.1, whole genome shotgun sequence DNA encoding:
- the LOC106600709 gene encoding histone acetyltransferase KAT8 gives rise to the protein MSAGAVLTTNERHIRDNNYNNNLPEDRMDVEIDPGHNVTDREDLDAGIQAPCSSNGSGGEEDESEAIDREREAGGSIPQRNGEGVLLGREQEVSVEIGETYLCQRADKTWHSAEVIQSRLNEQEGREEFYVHYVGFNRRLDEWVGKARLALTKTAKDAVTKIAEGGGGGELGEQPERKITRNQKRKHDEINHVQKTYAEMDPTTAALEKEHEAITKVKYVDKIQIGNFEIDAWYFSPFPEDYGKQPKLWICEYCLKYMKYEKTFRYHLSQCQWRQPPGKEIYRRSNISVYEVDGRDHKIYCQNLCLLAKLFLDHKTLYFDVEPFVFYILTEVNRQGAHIVGYFSKEKESPDGNNVACILTLPPYQRRGYGKFLIAFSYELSKLESTVGSPEKPLSDLGKLSYRSYWSWVLLEILRDFRGTLSIKDLSQMTSITQGDIISTLQSLNMVKYWKGQHVICVTPKLVEEHLKSAQYKKPPITVDTVCLKWAPPKHKQAKFSKK
- the LOC106600721 gene encoding putative carbonic anhydrase 3, with the translated sequence MLYKWTSVYIILYLCSRAIADQPWCHNGCENSPSFWPSLPNSQCGGVRQSPINIDTNQLTFDPSLRNLTFSDITNPHSIRFLTNNGHTVSCVLEEGLMEVRGGGLPHGYTAVMMHFHWGGDSLCHPGSEHTVDSVRYPMEIHLVTLKEGLTMEQAKTDPERVAVFGFFIDVTGDQWHVESWTTLTSYLLNITEKGSSVDIVQPLSISDLLGSVDLTKFYRYQGSLTTPTCDEVVVWTVFEEPIKIRRDLVELFPKTLKYRDIYRPVQRLNGRPVYASPGVSVSPLGRVSSSQTSSRGALSPGLLLLLLLGWG